Genomic DNA from Pelosinus sp. UFO1:
TGTATTGTAATTCCGAGCTCCGCCGCTACATCCTTTAAGGTGCTGTGCCCTACAACTGTTTGCAATATTACTTGCCGCTGTTTGCCGGGCAAAGCTGCTACAGCAGTTATCAATTCCTGAGATAGCCACTCTAATTCTACCTCCTGAGCCACATTGGCCTTATCCGGCAGCTGAGCAAAGGCATTTTGCTCCTCCTCCTCTGCTGCACCTTCTAAAAGAACTTCCTCTTGCCAACGGCGACGCTCTTTTTTAAACAAATTCCAAATGGCAAATTTAACTTTACTATCCACATAACCAGCAAAATGAACACCACATGTTTCATCATAAGACTTCACCGCCTGCACGACGGCTAA
This window encodes:
- a CDS encoding RNA polymerase sigma factor, with the translated sequence MELCQLVKTAQAGDEHAFQEVCSRFTGLVKKHANKPHLRPIVEEATSQGWLAVVQAVKSYDETCGVHFAGYVDSKVKFAIWNLFKKERRRWQEEVLLEGAAEEEEQNAFAQLPDKANVAQEVELEWLSQELITAVAALPGKQRQVILQTVVGHSTLKDVAAELGITIQAVFNLRQRGVARLKTLCAGMYTSERG